In Armatimonadota bacterium, the sequence TGTCCATGTTCAGTTGACAGCCGTGGGGGCGTATTCCGCGGCAGACGCCGTGCGTGCGCTGGAGGTCGCGCTCGGCTTCAACGTGGCGACGCCCGTTGATATGGCGCGTCTCAACGTGACGGGCGGCCCGTCCATCGAAATGGACGACGCAGTGTGGATTCTCCGAAAGACGCACGGCCTGTGAGAGTATTGAGTTTCGAGTTCCAAGTTCCGGGTCTCGAAACCCGGAACTCAAAACTCAATACTCAAAACCTGTCACCCGTCGTCCAGCCTACGCCTGGCTGGCCGCGAGCGCCTGGTCCAGGTCGGCGATAATGTCGTCCACGTTTTCCAGACCGACGGACAGGCGAACGTAATCGGCGGAAACGCCGGAGTTCTTCTGTTCCTCGGGCGTCAACTGCTGGTGAGTTGTGGACGCCGGGTGGATGATCAGGCTTTTCGCATCGCCGATGTTCGCCAGGTGTGAGAACAGCTTCACGTTGTCGATGAGTTTGGCGCCGGCCTCACTGCCACCCTTAATGCCGAATCCGATGATCCCGCCGAAGCCGTCTTTCAGGAACTGCGTCGCGCGGGCGTGGTCCCTGTGGCTGGCCAGCCCGGGGTAGTTTACCCAGGCTACGCTCGGGTGCTTCTCCAGCCACTCCGCAACCTTCAACGCGTTGGCGCAGTGCTGGCGTATGCGGAGCGGCAGCGTCTCGAGACCCTGCAGGAAATAGAAGGCGTTCTGCGGCGCCAGCGTGGGACCGATGTCTCGAAGCAATTGAACGCGCGTCTTCAGGATGTACGCGATGCCGGGTACCACCGCCTTGTCGTGATTGCCGAAGGCCGCCCAGTAGGAGACTCCGTGGTAAGACGGGTCGGGTTCCGTGATCTCGGGGAATTTGCCGTTGTCCCACGGGAAGGCGCCCAGGTCCACGATCGCGCCGCCGATGCTGGTGCCGTGCCCGCCGATGTATTTGGTGAGGCTGTACACGATGATGTCCGCGCCAAGTTCCTTCAGGCGCAGGATCGGCGGCGGCGCCACGGTGTTGTCCACAACCAGCGGAATGCCGTGTTTGTGCGCGATCTCGGAGATCGCCGGGAAATCATCCACATTG encodes:
- a CDS encoding O-acetylhomoserine aminocarboxypropyltransferase/cysteine synthase, with the protein product MSTQNQGVETLALHAGQVVDPATNARAVPIYQTASYVFDSSQHAADLFGLRAFGNIYSRIMNPTTDVLEKRLAALDGGTGALALSSGQAAITLAVLNITSAGQNIVSGSNIYGGTYNLFHYTLARLGIDVRFVDSSDPANFEKAIDENTRLLYTESLGNPANNVDDFPAISEIAHKHGIPLVVDNTVAPPPILRLKELGADIIVYSLTKYIGGHGTSIGGAIVDLGAFPWDNGKFPEITEPDPSYHGVSYWAAFGNHDKAVVPGIAYILKTRVQLLRDIGPTLAPQNAFYFLQGLETLPLRIRQHCANALKVAEWLEKHPSVAWVNYPGLASHRDHARATQFLKDGFGGIIGFGIKGGSEAGAKLIDNVKLFSHLANIGDAKSLIIHPASTTHQQLTPEEQKNSGVSADYVRLSVGLENVDDIIADLDQALAASQA